Genomic DNA from uncultured Vibrio sp.:
TTAGAGTAGTGAAGAGCTACCAGAAATTGACGCCCTACGGATCACCCATGATTATTGGGGCCAATTATATTATGAAACCCGATGAGTCCGTTCAAGCTTGTTTAGACCTTAATCCAAAAGCTCTGTTACCCGCCCATGTTGGCCGCTTTACTCTGGCCCAGCATGATTGGAGCGAACCATTCAATCGCATTGCCGCATTGAACTCAGACAAGCCAAACCGCTAATTCAAATCACTAAAGAAACCTTACTCGCCATAGTCCGATGCGGCTTCTTTGATTTTCCCTACTCTCTGGGAATGGATTCACCCAAACATGAAAACGCTTATGTGACTCCCATTCACACACCTTCACAATCGGTGTCTAAGAGATTAGCCCTCGGGAGATATTTATGCCTAAATATAGGAATAATATCCGTATCTGATTTTATTCCCCAAACTAAGAGAAAGTGAGAAGTAAATGCAGGAAAAAACACCGCAATCTATTCAGCGTAATGCTTGCCCTGAACCAATCAGAATCGGGTTTATTCTCCAGCCACATTTTTCTCTTATGGCATTTACTGCTGCCATGGATGCGCTTATTACGGCAAACCTAGTCCATGAAACCAGCTTGTTTCAAATCCAGACCTTTGGTATCGATTCGCGTAAAGTATTGAGTGATATTGGTATCGACATCGCGACAGATGCAACGGTTGAGTCACTAAATCTCCACAAAAGAGGCTCACTGGATTGGTTATTTGTTTGTGGAGGTTATCGTTGCAGCACGCAATCAACTCCCCCCCTTACTGAATGCCTGATGTCTGCTAACAATCAGAAGGTCAATTTAGGAAGCATTTGGAATGGAACTATTGCATTAGCCCACGCGAATATCATTGAAGAAAACACCGCGTCTGCCGTGCACCCCAATAGTCACCAGTTTATTCACGCCACTTTCCCTACTGTGGAATTATCCCCCCATACCTATGAAGTCTCGGCCAATCGCGCCAGTTGCGCGGGGCCAAATAGTGCCATGGAGATGATGCTGAGTATCATTGAAGCGAAGTTTGATAGACAGTTAGTGCGGGCTGTACGCGAGATCTTAAGCTGCGATCAAGCATCTGAGGGAAGACAGGCAATATTGCACAGCCAACCGAACAAACCGTCGGTGGATACCCTCGCCCGCCCTGAGGCATTGCAAGATGCAATTAGCCTGATGGAATCAAACATCGAGGAACCGTT
This window encodes:
- a CDS encoding helix-turn-helix domain-containing protein, translated to MQEKTPQSIQRNACPEPIRIGFILQPHFSLMAFTAAMDALITANLVHETSLFQIQTFGIDSRKVLSDIGIDIATDATVESLNLHKRGSLDWLFVCGGYRCSTQSTPPLTECLMSANNQKVNLGSIWNGTIALAHANIIEENTASAVHPNSHQFIHATFPTVELSPHTYEVSANRASCAGPNSAMEMMLSIIEAKFDRQLVRAVREILSCDQASEGRQAILHSQPNKPSVDTLARPEALQDAISLMESNIEEPLTPDELARFLSMSRRQLERLFQTHLELSPSRYYLKLRLLAAHKELEQNKEPIIQIGLSCGFVSSSHFSNCFKDFFGYTPTQLRQNMKMKNSTHSTR